The Balneolaceae bacterium genomic sequence GGTCGGTTCAATAGGATGACGGCTAGTCTAGTCTGCCGCGTCCGGCAGGGGCAGTCCGTAGCGCTCGCGGAAGAGGCGAAGATGGTGCCGTTCGTGACCGGCTATGATCCACGCCAGTGCGCGTACGGTTACCTTCAGCTCGTTAGCCCGTCCGCCGCGCAGGGCGACCTCTTCCGAGAAGCTGTTGAAAAGATGCACGGTGGCCTCCCGCAGGGCGCGGTATTCCGCCGCCAGGGTCTCCGTGCTGCGCTCGTCAAAATGTCCCTCCTCCACATAGTTGTCCTGGTCAAAGCCGGGCAATGATTTCTGCTCACCCCGCGCGATGCACATGGCGCGGTAGGCGAACACGCGCTCCGAGTCGACCAGGTGTCCCAGCACCTGCTTTACGGTCCATTTGTCCTCGGCATACCGGTGGCCGGCCTGTTCGGGCGAGAGCCCCTCGACCAGCCG encodes the following:
- a CDS encoding DinB family protein, whose protein sequence is MPDGNVLEVLHMQGDRVHRLVEGLSPEQAGHRYAEDKWTVKQVLGHLVDSERVFAYRAMCIARGEQKSLPGFDQDNYVEEGHFDERSTETLAAEYRALREATVHLFNSFSEEVALRGGRANELKVTVRALAWIIAGHERHHLRLFRERYGLPLPDAAD